The genomic DNA TATCCCTATGCCTCGTTTTACTTGTGCTTCACTTTGTGCGAAGTTGAGGCGTATACATTCTTGAGTATGCCGCCACTCACTGCTAATACCTGGGAAGAAGTAACTGCCGGGAACGATCAATAAACCCTGTTGCTTAAGGCGCTGGTACAACTGCTTATCGCTAATGCTTAAGCCTTCAAACCAGAGCCATAAAAACATTGCTCCTTCAGATTTATGTATTTTGAATTGTGTAGATGGAATAGCCTGCTGTAGCCATTTTATCGCCTGTTCAGACTTTTGTTGGTAATAAGGCTTAATGATGTTATTACTCGCATCAAGCAGGCTATTATCTTTTAGCATTTCGTTGGCTAGGGCTGGGCCTATACCTCCTGGCGAGAGGTTAATAATCCCCGAAAGGTTACTAATGGCTTTTACCGTTTCTGGCTTGGCAATTACTATCCCACAGCGAGCCCCCGGTAAACCTAGCTTGGATAAGCTTAAGCACAGAATGGTGTTTTCATCCCAGTAGGGAGTGGCTTCGGGAGTGAAAATTAAATTAGGAAAAGGCAGCCCGTAGGCGTTATCAATCAGCAAGGGAATATCGTGTTGCTTGGCCAGCTGAGAGAGCTTCAGTAACTCTTTGTCAGTAATCACATTGCCGGTTGGATTAGTTGGGCGAGAAACGCAGATCAAGCCAATGCTTTCATCGATAGTGAGTTGTTCAAAGTCAACGTGATATTTAAATTGGCGACCTTCTAGCTGCTCAATACTCGGTTTATTGCCAATAA from Agarivorans gilvus includes the following:
- a CDS encoding valine--pyruvate transaminase → MKYSSFGNKFTRHAGITQLMDDLDEGIRAGDEMIMLGGGNPAQITAMNTIFDQHLRRSLDNQSLLKALCNYDAPQGNKEFISNLAAFFRNEFQWDINEENIALTNGSQTAFFYLFNLFAGKGAHNKRVLFPLAPEYIGYEDSGLSDDLFIGNKPSIEQLEGRQFKYHVDFEQLTIDESIGLICVSRPTNPTGNVITDKELLKLSQLAKQHDIPLLIDNAYGLPFPNLIFTPEATPYWDENTILCLSLSKLGLPGARCGIVIAKPETVKAISNLSGIINLSPGGIGPALANEMLKDNSLLDASNNIIKPYYQQKSEQAIKWLQQAIPSTQFKIHKSEGAMFLWLWFEGLSISDKQLYQRLKQQGLLIVPGSYFFPGISSEWRHTQECIRLNFAQSEAQVKRGIGILADVVNPLLG